The following are from one region of the Oncorhynchus tshawytscha isolate Ot180627B linkage group LG24, Otsh_v2.0, whole genome shotgun sequence genome:
- the LOC112223536 gene encoding uncharacterized protein LOC112223536 has protein sequence MAIPRMFNSNPPFIDVKGASLLFSLGKENIMEGEENKDPLVRTVLPTLSLVMEQGTAKQVGTGGHDDSYQVPCVSIIAQAEGEGSQEFSPTSTECVYSRSHLLKSHRSLAKKVTTESDTDEENYVGTTRTVPHHHIRRKLRQKPQDRRQREERQEPPVIQGLWVQEIDWSKSTNKDMSWASEVNQLPVDLPKHTDSIWVPHSHGGCILEGLFEIVSHCSLEGVSKCTDGLSDTYELIGVSDFSSEIGGMSESPSSLKSTSDSESIHTRESESDASSSFGDGGLSDSVCSLVDVSDCLSSVMCVSDNVLAPESVSDSDSPCSLMGVSDSDSTCSRGWESGSSSSVESTSNSFCSLVGVSNIPGDVSGLLCSVGGLSSSEVMLEELRSRVTQKHQRFVSPFFKALVKDVSDEMKEVTAQINEGLIFHKQLQPNKFEYREGKEYHILYHIQNGSYGDVFSVQDRSTGFECAAKKIPLSHFNCEEVSTWSALNAPGIVKLFGAVREGPYVTLFMDLKTGCLAQLLRERGSLPEELALRYLCQLLGALEHLHHRHVLHLDVKVDNVLLSEDGRDTFLCDFGLSETLDPNGQSTKAFRQSGWPAGTETHMAPEVARGDLHCAKADVWSSCCMLLHMLNGCHPWIRYYNHPLCFKIVNEPPPLREMPPNCNPYTAEVLRAGLQKDPTSRASATALRQMTTKALRAVGGLCHSSGQGDCQKLVNSKTGNHKIPYIPSAPAKPAATQSAPKMHWVSPWRALAAGADSSDSEEGGSELERDSESVTYSLEDRDWESYQNSLEESHVVEDWEPETDSEVDIYLGEDGDLERKSDWEYEGDWEEEESSTELYQALHTHFPVLRKGQPEIDQSWGSEPELEYLRDGVTVGILAQTPSPEPRDHPPSCMSSTGSSQKEDTDTDKDSDCSSDDLSSGVFSYNSQTDGQSFNLEWLVVSTNQPPSYCFEGVEIWIENIGGECLRIREQRQVKVGHVAIGISEQITVKAFSLETLDRKPVSFQQEIQESGLWLCCIPSPDCCPRWSWRIKEGKLEIRE, from the exons ATGGCCATACCCAGGATGTTCAACTCAAACCCGCCATTCATTGATGTGAAGGGGGCGTCACTGTTGTTCTCTTTGGGGAAGGAAAACATCATGGAGGGTGAAGAGAACAAGGACCCGTTGGTGCGGACCGTCCTTCCTACCCTGAGCCTGGTGATGGAGCAGGGCACTGCCAAGCAGGTGGGCACAGGGGGGCATGATGACAGTTACCAAGTCCCATGTGTCTCCATCATCGCCCAGGCAGAGG GTGAAGGCTCCCAAGAGTTCAGCCCTACAAGCACAGAATGTGTCTACTCCAGATCTCACCTGCTCAAAAGCCACAG GTCCCTAGCCAAGAAAGTTACAACCGAGAGTGATACTGACGAAGAGAACTATGTGGGTACTACCCGCACAGTCCCACACCACCACATTCGAAGGAAGCTTCGGCAAAAGCCTCAggacagaagacagagggaggaaagaCAAGAGCCACCAGTCATCCAAGGTTTATGGGTGCAAGAGATCGACTGGTCTAAATCAACCAACAAGGACATGAGCTGGGCCTCAGAGGTAAACCAACTTCCTGTGGACCTCCCCAAACACACAGACTCTATCTGGGTACCTCATAGCCACGGAGGCTGCATTTTGGAGGGTTTGTTTGAAATTGTATCCCACTGCAGCTTGGAAGGTGTGTCAAAATGTACAGATGGCCTGTCAGACACGTACGAACTCATAGGTGTGTCCGATTTTTCTAGTGAAATAGGAGGAATGTCTGAGTCTCCATCCAGTCTGAAGAGTACATCTGATTCTGAATCCATTCATACTCGTGAGAGCGAGTCAGACGCCTCTTCTAGTTTTGGGGATGGGGGTCTGTCGGACTCGGTCTGCAGCCTGGTGGACGTGTCGGACTGTCTCtccagtgtgatgtgtgtgtcggACAACGTCCTGGCGCCAGAGAGTGTGTCTGACTCTGACTCGCCTTGCAGTCTGATGGGCGTGTCTGACTCGGACTCCACCTGCAGCCGAGGATGGGAATCTGGATCCTCCTCCAGTGTGGAGAGTACGTCCAACTCCTTCTGCAGTCTGGTGGGTGTGTCTAACATCCCAGGGGATGTGTCTGGATTGTTGTGTAGCGTTGGGGGACTGTCTAGCTCTGAGGTAATGTTGGAGGAACTGCGCAGCAGAGTTACCCAGAAGCATCAGCGATTCGTCTCACCTTTTTTCAAAGCACTGGTCAAAGATGTCTCGGATGAGATGAAAGAGGTCACGGCACAGATCAACGAAGGCCTCATATTCCACAAG CAACTCCAGCCCAATAAGTTTGAATACAGGGAGGGAAAGGAATACCACATTCTATACCACATTCAGAATGGATCGTATGGTGATGTGTTCAGTGTTCAGGACAGAAGTACCGGGTTCGAGTGTGCTGCCAAAAAA ATCCCACTGAGTCATTTCAACTGTGAGGAGGTGAGCACGTGGAGTGCTTTGAACGCCCCTGGCATTGTGAAGCTCTTTGGGGCTGTGAGGGAGGGTCCATACGTCACACTCTTCATGGATCTGAAGACAGGTTGTTTGGCCCAGCTACTGAGGGAGAGGGGAAGTTTACCAGAGGAACTGGCCTTGCGCTACCTCTGTCAGCTCCTGGGAGCATTGGAACACCTGCATCACAGACACGTCCTGCATCTGGATGTTAAAG TTGACAATGTGTTGCTGTCTGAGGATGGGAGGGACACGTTCCTCTGTGACTTTGGTCTCTCTGAGACGCTGGACCCAAATGGACAGAGCACCAAAGCTTTTAGac AATCTGGGTGGCCCGCTGGCACAGAGACCCACATGGCGCCCGAGGTGGCACGAGGGGACCTCCACTGTGCCAAGGCAGACGTGTGGAGTAGCTGCTGCATGCTACTGCACATGCTCAACGGATGCCACCCCTGGATCCGCTACTACAACCACCCACTGTGCTTCAAG ATTGTCAATGAGCCACCTCCTCTGAGGGAGATGCCCCCCAACTGTAACCCCTACACTGCCGAGGTCTTGAGAGCTGGACTACAGAAGGACCCCACCAGTAGAGCCTCGGCCACAGCGCTAAGGCAGATGACCACCAAGGCGCTGAGAGCGG TGGGAGGACTTTGTCACAGTTCTGGTCAAGGTGATTGTCAAAAACTGGTGAACAGCAAGACTGGGAATCATAAAATACCCTACATTCCCTCTGCCCCTGCAAAGCCAGCAGCCACACAGTCAGCACCCAAAATGCATTGGGTGAGCCCCTGGAGAGCGTTGGCCGCTGGCGCGGACAGTAGTGATTCTGAGGAGGGCGGATCGGAATTGGAGAGAGATTCTGAATCAGTGACATACTCTCTGGAGGATAGGGACTGGGAATCTTATCAAAATTCCTTGGAGGAGAGCCATGTGGTGGAAGATTGGGAACCTGAGACAGATTCCGAGGTGGATATTTACTTGGGGGAGGATGGAGATCTGGAGAGGAAAAGTGACTGGGAATATGAAGGCGATTGGGAGGAAGAGGAGTCTTCCACAGAACTTTACCAAGCTCTCCACACCCACTTCCCCGTCCTGCGGAAAGGCCAGCCGGAGATTGACCAATCCTGGGGGTCAGAGCCTGAATTGGAATACTTAAGAGATG gtgttacCGTGGGCATTCTGGCCCAGACCCCCTCCCCTGAGCCAAGGGACCACCCTCCCTCCTGTATGAGCAGCACTGGTTCATCCCAGAAGGAGGATACAGACACGGACAAAGATTCTGATTGCTCGTCTGATGACCTCAGCTCTGGAGTCTTCTCCTACAACAgccagacagatggacagagcttCAACTTGGAATGGCTGGTGGTATCCACCAACCAGCCACCATCTTACTGCTTTGAAG